In one window of Caenimonas aquaedulcis DNA:
- the frc gene encoding formyl-CoA transferase, with the protein MSKALDGVKILDFTHVQSGPTCTQLLAWFGADVIKVEKAGEGDATRGQLRDIDGVDSLYFTMLNHNKRSITINTKDPKGKEVLERLVKECDVLVENFAPGALDRMGFSWERIQELNPRMIMASVKGFGPGPYEDCKVYENVAQCAGGAASTTGFDDGPPLVTGAQIGDSGTGLHLALGIVAALYQRNTTGRGQKVLAAMQDAVLNLCRVKLRDQQRLDRKHVLEEYPQYPDKEFLEAVPRAGNASGGGQPGWILKCKGWQTDPNAYIYFITQAPVWGAICKVIGEEGWITDPSYATPKARLPHLKTIFSRIEEWTKQHDKFEAMDILNKYDIPCGPILSMKEIAEEPSLRETGTVVEVDHPKRGKYLTVGNPIKMSDSITEVTRSPLLGEHTEEVLAQLGYSREQIADLRESKVI; encoded by the coding sequence ATGAGCAAAGCCCTGGACGGCGTCAAGATCCTCGATTTCACGCACGTGCAATCCGGCCCCACCTGCACCCAGCTGCTCGCGTGGTTCGGCGCGGACGTGATCAAGGTGGAGAAGGCGGGCGAAGGCGACGCGACGCGCGGCCAGCTGCGCGACATCGACGGCGTGGACAGCCTCTACTTCACGATGCTCAACCACAACAAGCGCTCCATCACGATCAACACCAAGGACCCAAAGGGCAAGGAAGTGCTGGAGCGCCTGGTGAAGGAATGCGACGTGCTGGTCGAGAACTTCGCGCCCGGCGCGCTCGACCGCATGGGCTTCTCGTGGGAGCGCATCCAGGAGCTGAACCCGCGCATGATCATGGCGTCCGTCAAGGGCTTCGGCCCCGGGCCGTACGAGGACTGCAAGGTCTACGAGAACGTCGCGCAGTGCGCGGGCGGCGCGGCCTCCACCACCGGCTTCGACGACGGCCCGCCGCTCGTCACGGGCGCGCAGATCGGCGACAGCGGCACGGGCCTGCACCTGGCCCTGGGCATCGTCGCCGCGCTCTACCAGCGCAACACCACCGGCCGCGGCCAGAAGGTGCTCGCCGCCATGCAGGACGCCGTGCTGAACCTGTGCCGCGTGAAGCTGCGCGACCAGCAGCGCCTGGACCGCAAGCACGTGCTCGAAGAGTATCCGCAGTACCCCGACAAGGAATTCCTCGAGGCCGTGCCGCGCGCGGGCAACGCCTCGGGCGGCGGCCAGCCGGGCTGGATCCTCAAGTGCAAGGGCTGGCAGACGGACCCGAACGCCTACATCTACTTCATCACGCAGGCGCCGGTGTGGGGCGCGATCTGCAAGGTGATCGGCGAGGAAGGCTGGATCACCGACCCCAGCTACGCGACGCCCAAGGCGCGCCTGCCGCACCTGAAGACGATCTTCTCGCGCATCGAGGAATGGACCAAGCAGCACGACAAGTTCGAGGCGATGGACATCCTCAACAAGTACGACATCCCCTGCGGCCCGATCCTCTCGATGAAGGAGATCGCCGAGGAACCGTCGCTGCGCGAAACGGGCACCGTGGTCGAAGTCGACCACCCCAAGCGCGGCAAGTACCTGACGGTGGGCAACCCCATCAAGATGTCCGACAGCATCACCGAAGTGACGCGCTCGCCCCTGCTGGGCGAGCACACGGAGGAAGTGCTGGCCCAGCTCGGTTATTCCCGCGAACAGATCGCCGATCTGCGCGAATCCAAAGTCATCTAA
- the oxc gene encoding oxalyl-CoA decarboxylase, whose protein sequence is MTTETQSQATTDGFHLVIDALKLNGLDTIYCLPGIPITDFLRMAQGEGMRVIAFRHEQHAGNAAAAAGFLTQKPGICFTVSAPGFLNGLTALANATTNCFPMILISGSSEREIVDLQQGDYEEMDQLAIAKPLCKAAFRVLHAEDIGVGIARAIRSAVSGRPGGVYLDLPAKLFAQTIDAAAGKKSLIKVVDAAPKQIPAPDAVKRAVDLLKGAKKPLILLGKGAAYAQADADIKALVEKTGIPYLPMSMAKGLLPDNHAQSASAARSYVLAEADVVMLVGARLNWLLSHGKGKTWGGASGKDGGGQQFIQVDISPTEADSNVAIAAPVIGDIGSCVAALNAAIGSSWAKPPAEWTSAISERKDKNLTKMAETLAKDPSPMNFHSALNVVRNKIKERPDAVLVNEGANALDFTRSIVDMYEPRKRLDVGTWGIMGIGMGFAVAAAVETGKPVIAVCGDSAFGFSGMEVETICRYNLPVCVVVMNNNGVYKGTDQNASGGKDVAPTVFVKDARYEMLMQAFGGTGVYAKTTAELKKALDEAVSSGKPTLINAIIDETAGTESGRITSLNPNAKKK, encoded by the coding sequence ATGACGACAGAAACCCAATCGCAGGCCACGACCGACGGCTTTCACCTCGTCATCGACGCGCTGAAGCTCAACGGGCTGGACACCATCTACTGCCTCCCGGGCATCCCGATCACCGACTTCCTGCGCATGGCGCAAGGCGAAGGCATGCGCGTGATCGCCTTCCGGCACGAACAGCATGCGGGCAACGCCGCCGCGGCCGCGGGCTTCCTCACGCAAAAGCCCGGCATCTGCTTCACCGTGTCGGCACCCGGTTTCCTGAACGGCCTCACCGCGCTCGCGAATGCCACGACCAACTGCTTCCCGATGATCCTCATCAGCGGCTCCTCGGAACGCGAAATCGTCGACCTGCAGCAAGGCGACTACGAAGAGATGGACCAGCTCGCCATCGCGAAGCCGCTGTGCAAGGCGGCCTTCCGCGTGCTGCATGCCGAAGACATCGGCGTCGGCATCGCGCGCGCCATCCGCTCCGCCGTTTCCGGACGCCCGGGCGGCGTGTACCTCGACCTGCCGGCGAAACTCTTCGCGCAAACCATCGATGCGGCCGCGGGCAAGAAGTCGCTGATCAAGGTGGTCGATGCCGCGCCGAAGCAGATCCCCGCGCCGGATGCCGTCAAGCGCGCCGTGGACCTGCTCAAGGGCGCGAAAAAGCCCCTCATCCTCCTGGGCAAGGGCGCGGCCTACGCGCAGGCCGACGCGGACATCAAGGCGCTCGTCGAGAAAACCGGCATCCCCTACCTGCCGATGTCGATGGCCAAAGGCCTGCTGCCCGACAACCATGCGCAGTCGGCTTCCGCCGCGCGGTCCTATGTGCTCGCCGAAGCCGACGTCGTGATGCTCGTCGGTGCGCGCCTGAACTGGCTGCTGTCGCACGGCAAGGGCAAGACCTGGGGCGGCGCGTCGGGCAAGGACGGTGGCGGCCAGCAGTTCATCCAGGTGGATATCTCGCCGACGGAAGCCGACAGCAACGTCGCGATCGCGGCGCCGGTGATCGGCGACATCGGCTCCTGCGTCGCGGCACTGAACGCGGCGATCGGCTCCTCGTGGGCCAAGCCGCCGGCCGAGTGGACCAGCGCGATCTCCGAGCGCAAGGACAAGAACCTCACCAAGATGGCCGAGACGCTGGCGAAGGATCCTTCGCCCATGAACTTCCACAGCGCGCTCAACGTCGTGCGCAACAAGATCAAGGAGCGTCCCGACGCGGTCCTCGTCAACGAAGGCGCCAACGCGCTCGACTTCACGCGCAGCATCGTGGACATGTACGAGCCGCGCAAGCGCCTCGATGTCGGCACCTGGGGCATCATGGGCATCGGCATGGGCTTCGCCGTCGCCGCTGCCGTCGAGACGGGCAAGCCGGTGATCGCCGTGTGCGGCGACAGCGCCTTCGGGTTCTCGGGCATGGAAGTCGAGACGATCTGCCGCTACAACCTGCCGGTGTGCGTGGTGGTGATGAACAACAACGGCGTCTACAAGGGCACCGACCAGAACGCGAGCGGCGGCAAGGACGTCGCGCCCACGGTCTTCGTGAAGGACGCGCGCTACGAGATGCTGATGCAGGCGTTCGGCGGCACGGGCGTCTACGCGAAGACCACGGCCGAGCTGAAGAAGGCGCTGGACGAGGCGGTGTCTTCCGGCAAGCCGACCCTGATCAATGCCATCATCGACGAGACGGCGGGCACCGAGAGCGGACGCATCACCAGCCTGAACCCGAACGCGAAGAAGAAGTAA
- a CDS encoding Crp/Fnr family transcriptional regulator: protein MSSVDNHPERNVIRVQLAHNVVLKGMTAAQTMELETHLAVLDVQKGENLLNQGVHEMEQYFILDGVLKRVVTNQEGKEMILRFTDEGDFETSYAAWRLGTPTPYSIVSVTKARVAKLPMREWVGFLERHPGLKQSFEYYVMQEMSEIMAHTITLHLLDAPGRVKRFQRKHPELFDRVPKKELATYLNLSAETLSRLKQRGKI from the coding sequence ATGTCATCCGTCGACAACCATCCCGAAAGAAACGTCATCCGCGTCCAGCTGGCGCACAACGTCGTCCTCAAGGGGATGACCGCGGCCCAGACGATGGAGCTGGAAACGCATCTCGCGGTGCTGGACGTGCAAAAAGGCGAGAACCTGCTCAACCAGGGCGTGCACGAAATGGAGCAGTACTTCATCCTGGACGGCGTGCTCAAACGTGTGGTCACGAACCAGGAAGGCAAGGAGATGATCCTGCGCTTCACGGACGAAGGCGATTTCGAGACGAGCTACGCCGCGTGGCGCCTGGGCACGCCGACGCCGTACAGCATCGTGAGCGTGACGAAGGCGAGGGTGGCGAAGCTGCCGATGCGCGAGTGGGTGGGCTTCCTGGAGCGCCACCCCGGATTGAAGCAATCCTTCGAGTATTACGTGATGCAGGAAATGAGCGAAATCATGGCGCACACGATTACGCTGCACCTGCTGGATGCGCCGGGACGCGTGAAGCGTTTCCAGCGCAAGCACCCTGAGCTGTTCGACCGGGTGCCCAAGAAGGAATTGGCGACCTACCTGAATCTCTCCGCGGAGACGCTGAGCCGGTTGAAGCAGCGGGGGAAGATTTAG
- a CDS encoding cytidylate kinase family protein: protein MPVIALTQEMGSLAKDVAIELGRVSQLEVLRHEVLEGVAGRMQVSTSLISRLREGKAGLMERLKSDHDTEAVYTAKEVYALAGRGNVVLRGWGATCLLRDVPHVVTVRITRSFDKRVDWLMEHLGTDDRDFAQAEVRRSDDAHATRMHDRFGVTWGDPLLYDLVLNTDRVTVESCAAQILHLAGRPEFAETEASRAKLQSLALNSAIRAALRDNESTREVNIEVDSSQGKVVLQGIVLNDAERSETARVASAVAGAGNVDNQLRIMAVTRRFAHAKT from the coding sequence ATGCCCGTCATCGCCCTCACCCAGGAAATGGGCTCGCTCGCGAAGGACGTCGCCATCGAGCTCGGCCGCGTGTCGCAGCTCGAGGTGCTGCGGCACGAGGTGCTGGAAGGCGTCGCCGGGCGCATGCAGGTATCCACCAGCCTGATCAGCCGCCTGCGGGAGGGCAAGGCCGGCCTCATGGAGCGGCTCAAGAGCGACCACGACACCGAAGCGGTGTACACGGCCAAGGAAGTCTATGCACTCGCGGGCCGCGGCAACGTGGTGCTGCGCGGCTGGGGCGCGACCTGCCTGCTGCGCGACGTGCCGCACGTCGTCACGGTGCGCATCACGCGATCCTTCGACAAGCGGGTGGACTGGCTGATGGAGCATCTCGGCACGGACGACCGCGACTTCGCGCAGGCCGAGGTGCGCCGCAGCGACGACGCCCATGCCACCCGCATGCACGACCGCTTCGGCGTGACCTGGGGCGACCCCCTCCTCTACGACCTGGTGCTCAACACCGATCGCGTGACGGTGGAAAGCTGCGCCGCGCAGATCCTGCACCTGGCCGGCCGCCCGGAATTTGCGGAAACCGAAGCCTCACGCGCGAAGCTGCAAAGCCTGGCGCTCAATTCCGCGATCCGCGCGGCGCTGCGCGACAACGAATCGACGCGCGAGGTGAACATCGAAGTCGATTCGTCGCAGGGGAAGGTGGTGCTGCAGGGCATCGTGCTGAACGACGCGGAGCGGTCGGAAACCGCGCGGGTGGCCAGCGCGGTCGCGGGCGCGGGCAATGTAGACAACCAGCTGCGGATCATGGCGGTGACGCGGCGGTTTGCACATGCGAAGACTTGA